The following DNA comes from Hahella chejuensis KCTC 2396.
CTGCGCCACCTGAACCTGCGCCTGGGCGCCGCGCAAATCCGCATAGACGCGCACGACTTCGGCAATGATCTCCACCTGTACATTGCGTAACGCCGCGTCGCTGGACAACGCTTCCGCTTCGGCGGCTTCGATCAGCCGCGTCACGCGACCGAAGAAGTCCAGGTTCCAGCTCAGGTTGCCTCCGGCGGAATACTGCTCCACCTTGGCGGCGTCAGAGAAAGTCGGCGCCGACTTGGCGCGCGAGGCGCTGTACTCGGCCCCCACGCCGCCTTTCGGAAAGCGGTCGTCGCGACTGTCGTCAAACGCAGCGTAGGCCGCCTTCACATTGGCCCGCGCCTTGGCGATGTCGTGATTGTCGGCAAGGGCGAGATCCACCAGTTTCTCAATACGGGGATCGTTGAACTGCCCCCACCAGTTTTCCTCCATTCGCTGGAAGTCGAACTGCTGTTGATTAAACGTCTGCAGCTGCGCCGCAGGTGCTTCCGGAGCCTGATAATCAGGCCCCACTGTCATGCATCCCGCCATAGCAAGGGTCAACGAGGAGACCAGGAAAAACTTCGTCTTACGCATGAGCCGCCTCCCCTTGCGCCTCGTCCTGCGGATCGCGCTTTTTCACCCAGCGACGAATCAGGTGATAGAACAACGGCGTCAGCAACAGTCCGAATATCGTCACTCCGATCATGCCGGAGAACACCGCAACGCCCATGGCGTGACGCATCTCCGCGCCGGCGCCGCTGGAGTACACCAATGGGGCGACGCCCATGATGAACGCCAGAGACGTCATCAGAATCGGACGCAAACGCAGGCGGCAGGCTTCCAGGATCGCATCCATCAGACTCAGGCCCGCGTCCTGACGCTCCTTGGCGAACTCCACAATCAGAATCGCGTTTTTGGTCGCCAGTCCCACCAGTACGATGAGACCAATCTGGGTAAAGATATTGTTGTCGCCGCCGGACAGAATCACTCCGGTCATGGCCGACAACAACGTCATCGGCACGATCAGAATGATCGCCAATGGCAACGACCAGCTTTCGTACTGCGCCGCCAGCACCAGGAAGACCAGCAGAACAACCAGCGGGAAGACGAATACCGCTGTGTTGCCCGCCAGAATCTGCTGATAAGTCAGCTCGGTCCACTCGAAGGTCATGCCGTTGGGCAGTTCGTCGTTGAGCAACTTCTCGATCGCCGCCTGCGCCTGACCGGAGCTGTAGCCTGGAGCCGGCGCGCCGTTTATTTCCGCAGTGGGGTAACCGTTATAGTGCATGACCCGGTCCGGTCCCGCCGTATGGGTCACGTTCACGAAGGAGCCAATCGGAATCATGTCGCCCTGGCCGTTGCGCACTTTCAGACGGCTGATCTGGTCCGCCTCCTGACGAAAATCGTCCTCCGCCTGCACGTTCACCTGATAGGTTCGGCCAAATTGGTTGTAGTCGTTCACATACAGCGAGCCCATGTAGACCTGCATGGTTTCAAATACGTCGTTCAGAGACACGTTGTGAGACTTCGCCTTCTCCCGGTCCACGTCCACGTCGATCTGCGGCACGTTGACCTGGAAGCTGCTGAACAAACCGGTCAGACCAGGAGTCGCCCAGGCTTTCTGCACGATGTTCTGGGTTTGCGCATACAGCTCGTTGTAGCCCATGCTGGCGCGATCTTCGACCTGCAGACGGAAACCGCCGATGGTGCCCAGCCCCATGACAGGCGGCGGCGGGAAAATCGCCACAAAGGCTTCCTTGATAGCGCTGTACTCGCCATTCAACTGTCCTGCGATAGCGCCAGCGGACAGAGAGGGATCTTTACGTTCCTCAAAAGGCTTCAGGGTCACGAACACGATGCCGCTGTTAGGGGCGTTCACAAAGCCGTTCACGGACAAACCAGGGAAGGCTACAGCGGATTCCACGCCGGGATGCTTCAGCGCGATGGCGGACATTTCCCGGATCACGTCTTCCGTACGATCCAGCGAGGCCGCGTCCGGCAACTGCGCGAAGGACACCAGATACTGCTTGTCCTGCTGCGGCACGAAGCCCACCGGGGTGGCCTGGAACTGATGATAGGTCAGGCCGATCAGGCCGCCGTACACCACCAGAATCACCAGACCGCCGCGAATGATGCGTTTCACGCCCCAGGTATAGGCATTGGATGCCTTCGCAAAGAACTTGTTGAAAGGCGCGAACAACCAGCGACCGAACAGGCCGTCGATAATGCGGCTCAACAGATCTTTCTTGGCGCTATGCGGTTTCAACAGCACAGCGGACAGAGCCGGACTCAGGGTCAGTGAGTTGATCGTCGAAATGATCGTGGAGATCGCAATGGTCAACGCAAACTGTTTATAAAACTGGCCGGTCAGACCAGAAATAAACGCAGTCGGAATAAATACCGCACTCAGCACCAGAGAGGTCGCGATAATCGGACCGGTCACTTCTTTCATGGCCTGCTTGGTGGCTTCCACCGGCGTCATACCCAACTCGATATTACGCTCGACGTTTTCCACCACCACGATGGCGTCGTCAACCACGATGCCGATAGCCAACACCAGTCCAAACAGCGACAACGCGTTCAGCGAGAAACCGAACAGATACATCACCGCGAAGGTACCCACCAGGGAGACCGGCACCGCCACCAATGGGATAATTGAGGCGCGCCAGGTCTGCAGGAACAACACCACAACGATGACGACCAGCAGAATGGCTTCCAGCAGAGTTTGCACTACCGCTTTGATGGAGCCTTTTACGAAAACCGTAGGGTCATAAACGATGGAGTAGTCCACGCCTTCCGGGAACGTCTTCTTCAATTCCGCCATAGTGGCGCGCACGTTGTCGGAAATTTCAATGGCGTTGGAGCCGGGACGCTGGAAGATCGGCAACGCCGCCGCAGGCTTGTTATTCAACAAAGAGCGCAAAGCATAAGTGCTGGAGCCCAGTTCCACGCGACCGACGTCTTTCAGGCGGGTCATTTCCCCATTCGGACCGACGCGCACAATAATGTTTTCAAACTCTTCCGTGGATTCCAGACGGCCTTTCACGTTGATCAGCAACTGAAAGTCGCTGGCGCTGGGAGACGGCGGCGCCGCCAGGGTACCCGCCGCCACCGCGCGGTTCTGTTCACGGATGGCATGCAGCACGTCGCTGGTGGTCAGATTCAACGCAGCCACTTTTTCCGGGTCCAGCCAGATGCGCAGAGAGTAATCCCCGGCGCCGAACACACGCACGGCGCCAACGCCTTCAATACGCGACAGCGCGTCTTTCACGTTCAAGGTGGCGTAGTTCGCCAGGTAAAGGGTGTCGTAACGGTTATCCGGCGACACCATGTGCACAACCATGGTCAGGTCCGGCGAGGATTTCTCCGTCGTAACGCCTAATCGCTGCACTTCATTGGGCAGGCGCGGCAAAGCGCGGCTGACGCGGTTCTGCACGTCCACCTGAGCTTCGTCGAGATCCGTTCCCAGGGCGAAGGTCACCGTCAACGCCATGCGGCCGTCGGAAGAAGCCTGGGAAGACATATACAGCATGTTCTCCACGCCGTTGATCTCTTGCTCCAACGGCGAGGCGACAGTTTCAGCGATAACCTTGGGGTTGGCGCCGGGATAGGTGGCGTTCACCACCACCGTGGGCGGAACCACTTCGGGGTATTCCGTAATAGGCAGCTCGAACACCGCCAATGCGCCGGCGATAAATATCATTATCGACAGCACGCCGGCCAATATCGGCCGATGAATGAAATATTGCGACAGATTCATAACTGCTTACCTTTAGCCGCGAGGCTGTTCCAGTGCGGCGTTGGGAGAAACCTTGGCTGGTGCAGCCGCTTGCGCCGCCTCCAGACGGGCCTGCTCCGTCAAATACTGTTCCACGATCCGTTGTTGCGCGTAGAAACGCTCCAGCGCAGCTGGCTCCGCCATGGCGGTTTCCTGCGGCGTCACTTCAGAGCCGGGACGCACCCGTTGCAGACCATTCACCACGATTTTCTCGCCGGACTGCAGCCCCTTGCGAATCAGACGCAGGCCATCCACTTTCGGACCCAGCTCTACCGGGCGGTAGGTCACCTTGTTATCTTCGCCGAGCACCAGCACGAACTTGTTGCTCAGATCCGTATTGATGGCGCGGTCGTTGATCAAGATGCCTTCATGGCGGCCGCTGGCGATAATTCTGACGCGGGCGAACAGGCCGGGGGTGAACTCGTCGCTCTGGTTGTCAAACACCGCCCGACCGCGAATGGTGCCGGTTTCCGGATTCACCCGGTTATCCAGGAAGTCGATGTAGCCGGTATGAGAATAGTCCTGCTCGTCCGCCAGACTCATCAGCGCAGGATTATCCCCGTCGCGGGCGCTGGGACGGTCACCCCGGGCTACCTGATCACGGTATTTCAGATAGGTGCGCTCGTCGGCGTCGAAATAGGCGTAGACCTTGTCCGTGGACACCAGCGTGGTGAGCAGACTCTGACCGGCCTGCACATAGTTGCCTTCAGTGATAACAGCGCGGGAGACGCGACCGGAAATGGGCGCCGTTACTTTGGTGAAGCTCAGGTTCAGCTTGGCCGACTCAAGCGCCGCCCGAGTGGACTGCACCTGGGCGCGAGCCTGACTCAGTTGGCTCTCACGGCTGTCTACCTGTTCCACCGAAATGGCGTTCTGCTTTTTCAGGCTTTGCGCCCGCTTCATATCGCGCTCAGCAAGATCTAAACGCGCCTCAGCGCTGGTCAGATCCGCGTTCAAGCGATTCACTTCCGCCTGAAAAGAACGAGGATCGATTTCAAACAGCAGATCGCCTTTGTTTACACGAGCGCCTTCTTCGAAGGTCACTTGATCGATGTAACCGGATACGCGCGGGCGTAACTCGACAGTTTGCGGCGCCTCCAGGCGACCGGTGAATTCATCCCATTCCGTAACGGGCTCGCTTAGCACAGTCGCGACGTCCACCATTGGCGGCGCCATGGCGTGGCCTTGCTGTTGCGGAGGTTCAGCGGGTTGGCAGGCGCTTAACAGGACTGCCGTCGACACTGCCGCTCCGTATAGAATGAGAGATCTGGAAAATTTCATGACAAGCTCCTTTGACTGACAGGCGCACAATAACCGGCCTCTACTGACAACCTGCTGTCAGTAGCTCCGTTAGCGCCTCAGGTTTTTTGCGATACTTGCATTCTGTTCGCAATCATTGATATCGTCTAATTTATATTTGATATTCGATACATCATTAATTTTTATATGAAGGCTCGATATGCGTAACATAGATTTGAATTTGCTCGTTATTTTCGACGCCATCATGACCGAGAGCTCCATTAGCGGCGCGGCGGAGCGGCTTTCCATGACCCAGCCCGCGGTCTCCAATGCAGTGGCGCGCATGCGCCAGGTCTGGAACGACCCCTTGTTCGTAAAAAACGGGCGCGGCATCCAGCCCACCACCCACGCGCTCAGTCTATGGCACCAGGTGAGCGGCCCATTGATTCAACTGAAGGACGCAGTCAACCCGCAAGACTTCGACCCATCGACCACCCGCAGACGCTTCCGCGTGGGCATGAGCGATATCACGACGGACCTGATCTGGCTGCCCATGCGCAGAATGGTGGAGACGGAAGCGCCTAACATCGATCTGCATGCCGTGCCCGCCAATGGCAATAACTCGGAAAGCATCCTGACCAACGGTGAAGTGGACCTTATCGTGGGAGTGATGCAGGAGTTCCGCACCTCGTTCCGCAACGACTTTCTGTTCGAAAGCGATTATGTTTGCGCCATGCGGAAAGACCATCCATTGGCCGCGGAACCGCTGACGCTGGAGAAATATCTAAAGGCGGACCATTTGTTGGTGTCCCTTACTGGAGAAGCCACCGGCTTCGTTGATATTACGCTCAGCCAGCAAGGGTTGAGTCGTCGTGTGGCGATGACGGTGAATCATTTCGCTTCCGTGCCGGCGTTGCTGGAAGGTAGCGACCTGATTTCCATCGTTCCCAACATGGTGATCGCCAAAGGCGCCAAATGCGGTTCACTGCACGTCACCAAACCGCCTCTGGAAATACGTCCAACGCCGGTGTCCATGATCTGGCACGCCCGCCACGACCGCGATCCCGGGGTATTATGGCTCAGGGAAAAGATCAAGTTTTTCACTATCGCCGAGTGGCTTAAATACCTGCCAAGCTGTTGTCCGCAGGTGTGTCATTTACATCAATGGGATGATGTAGCGGCGGAAGGGGAAGAAGTCATCATGGACTGACCGCCATAAGCGGCCAGTCCGAGGGAAATTATTTGTCGGAAGGCACGAACACCAGTTTACCCGGCGCTACTTTGAGATCCATATTGGTCAGAGACATGAACTGTCCCGCCAGATTGGCGTCATCCAGGCGGTACACTGGCATGGTTTCCAGCATCTGCGCCAGGAAGCGCATGGCGTTGTCCGTCACGGGCTTGAAATCGCCGTTGAAGTAAGGGGAGTCGATACGGCTGTCCAACAGGCGCAAACGGCGGATATACACGGCTTTTTCCTGGCTGTTGTAATAGGGCGCGCCCTCTACTTTCAGGAAAACGCCAACCGGCAGTTTCGCCATCAGCGCGTTGACCGCGACTTTTCCGTTCAGCTCCAACACTGCAACATCACGACCTTCCGGCCCCAGGGTGACATCCACTTTATCCAGCGCCAATGACAATGGCGACCCGGACTCCAGTTGCAGGCGGTCATAGCGACTCACCTGCTCCTGCATGTAACTCTCCAGGGTGGCCTCGCTAATGCTGAAAGGCGACAGCGCCGCACAACCGCTCAACAGAGACATCAAAACCAAAATCGGTAAAAACAGTTTTTTCATGTGGATTATTTCCAGAGTTCTTTGTCGTCCATCCTGCAATATGCCGACGCGAGGGGCAATAGCGTATATCCGCGTCATCCGCAGGGAGATGAATCAGTCCGGGATCAAGCGCTTGCCCATGCTGAGGGACTGATCCTCCAAATAGCCCAGGGCAGTATAAAACCCGATGGCGGCCAGATTATCCTTACGGATCTGTAAGTTTATTTTCGGGCACCCCAACGCCAGCAGACGCCTCTGCAGCTCGTCCATTAATGCGCGCCCCCAGCCCGATCCCTGATATTGAGGGTCCACCGCCAGATAGTTCACCCAGCCGCGATGTCCCTCATAACCTCCCATCACAGTCGCCGCCGGATGTCCGCGCCACTCTCCCACTAGAAACAAATCGACGCCGACCTCAAGTTTACGGTGAATGTCTTTGCGCGGGTCGTTCCAGGGACGCACCAAGCCGCATTTTTCCCATAAAACGACGACCTGATCTTCATCTTGCCGCTGGAAAGTTCTTATTATCAGTTCAGACTCATTAGTGGTTACCATGATCAAACGTCTCCGCCAGGAATTGAACAGGACGCATAAAACAACACAATAAAGAGCGGTATGCAAAACTTAAGGCTTGCGTGGACTTACAAAATCAGTCGCAGCATCGTCAGGG
Coding sequences within:
- a CDS encoding efflux RND transporter permease subunit; this translates as MNLSQYFIHRPILAGVLSIMIFIAGALAVFELPITEYPEVVPPTVVVNATYPGANPKVIAETVASPLEQEINGVENMLYMSSQASSDGRMALTVTFALGTDLDEAQVDVQNRVSRALPRLPNEVQRLGVTTEKSSPDLTMVVHMVSPDNRYDTLYLANYATLNVKDALSRIEGVGAVRVFGAGDYSLRIWLDPEKVAALNLTTSDVLHAIREQNRAVAAGTLAAPPSPSASDFQLLINVKGRLESTEEFENIIVRVGPNGEMTRLKDVGRVELGSSTYALRSLLNNKPAAALPIFQRPGSNAIEISDNVRATMAELKKTFPEGVDYSIVYDPTVFVKGSIKAVVQTLLEAILLVVIVVVLFLQTWRASIIPLVAVPVSLVGTFAVMYLFGFSLNALSLFGLVLAIGIVVDDAIVVVENVERNIELGMTPVEATKQAMKEVTGPIIATSLVLSAVFIPTAFISGLTGQFYKQFALTIAISTIISTINSLTLSPALSAVLLKPHSAKKDLLSRIIDGLFGRWLFAPFNKFFAKASNAYTWGVKRIIRGGLVILVVYGGLIGLTYHQFQATPVGFVPQQDKQYLVSFAQLPDAASLDRTEDVIREMSAIALKHPGVESAVAFPGLSVNGFVNAPNSGIVFVTLKPFEERKDPSLSAGAIAGQLNGEYSAIKEAFVAIFPPPPVMGLGTIGGFRLQVEDRASMGYNELYAQTQNIVQKAWATPGLTGLFSSFQVNVPQIDVDVDREKAKSHNVSLNDVFETMQVYMGSLYVNDYNQFGRTYQVNVQAEDDFRQEADQISRLKVRNGQGDMIPIGSFVNVTHTAGPDRVMHYNGYPTAEINGAPAPGYSSGQAQAAIEKLLNDELPNGMTFEWTELTYQQILAGNTAVFVFPLVVLLVFLVLAAQYESWSLPLAIILIVPMTLLSAMTGVILSGGDNNIFTQIGLIVLVGLATKNAILIVEFAKERQDAGLSLMDAILEACRLRLRPILMTSLAFIMGVAPLVYSSGAGAEMRHAMGVAVFSGMIGVTIFGLLLTPLFYHLIRRWVKKRDPQDEAQGEAAHA
- a CDS encoding efflux RND transporter periplasmic adaptor subunit, with amino-acid sequence MKFSRSLILYGAAVSTAVLLSACQPAEPPQQQGHAMAPPMVDVATVLSEPVTEWDEFTGRLEAPQTVELRPRVSGYIDQVTFEEGARVNKGDLLFEIDPRSFQAEVNRLNADLTSAEARLDLAERDMKRAQSLKKQNAISVEQVDSRESQLSQARAQVQSTRAALESAKLNLSFTKVTAPISGRVSRAVITEGNYVQAGQSLLTTLVSTDKVYAYFDADERTYLKYRDQVARGDRPSARDGDNPALMSLADEQDYSHTGYIDFLDNRVNPETGTIRGRAVFDNQSDEFTPGLFARVRIIASGRHEGILINDRAINTDLSNKFVLVLGEDNKVTYRPVELGPKVDGLRLIRKGLQSGEKIVVNGLQRVRPGSEVTPQETAMAEPAALERFYAQQRIVEQYLTEQARLEAAQAAAPAKVSPNAALEQPRG
- a CDS encoding LysR family transcriptional regulator: MRNIDLNLLVIFDAIMTESSISGAAERLSMTQPAVSNAVARMRQVWNDPLFVKNGRGIQPTTHALSLWHQVSGPLIQLKDAVNPQDFDPSTTRRRFRVGMSDITTDLIWLPMRRMVETEAPNIDLHAVPANGNNSESILTNGEVDLIVGVMQEFRTSFRNDFLFESDYVCAMRKDHPLAAEPLTLEKYLKADHLLVSLTGEATGFVDITLSQQGLSRRVAMTVNHFASVPALLEGSDLISIVPNMVIAKGAKCGSLHVTKPPLEIRPTPVSMIWHARHDRDPGVLWLREKIKFFTIAEWLKYLPSCCPQVCHLHQWDDVAAEGEEVIMD
- a CDS encoding DUF1439 domain-containing protein, whose product is MKKLFLPILVLMSLLSGCAALSPFSISEATLESYMQEQVSRYDRLQLESGSPLSLALDKVDVTLGPEGRDVAVLELNGKVAVNALMAKLPVGVFLKVEGAPYYNSQEKAVYIRRLRLLDSRIDSPYFNGDFKPVTDNAMRFLAQMLETMPVYRLDDANLAGQFMSLTNMDLKVAPGKLVFVPSDK
- a CDS encoding GNAT family acetyltransferase — translated: MVTTNESELIIRTFQRQDEDQVVVLWEKCGLVRPWNDPRKDIHRKLEVGVDLFLVGEWRGHPAATVMGGYEGHRGWVNYLAVDPQYQGSGWGRALMDELQRRLLALGCPKINLQIRKDNLAAIGFYTALGYLEDQSLSMGKRLIPD